The following proteins come from a genomic window of Flavobacteriales bacterium:
- a CDS encoding ABC transporter permease, whose amino-acid sequence MFKFAFKKLIYGFLVLFGVVTAIFFLFNAKPGNPALMVGGQHATEEIIKNIEKDLGLDLPLGQRYLLYLNDLSFISLHSNHQESHYHLDEQKYGEKYTLLSLSDQSALVLKAPYLRRSYSTRRDVWAVIKEKLPDTAILALSAVGIATLIGIVLGIIAAINKGTFYDTSTFLIAVTGMSAPSFFVAYIISTVGGLVWSEQLDLPTFPFILLFLFVVVGVFSKYLNSNKNVSLSLTKILGWGFKGWFIGVGIWVLYIAGYSIFNFQEIDLLGNSIPLPGTGLDPEGPLVDFDDVTAEDRYFWGNLILPTLTLGIRPLAIVTQLTRSSMLEVLSQDYIRTAKAKGLSHYKVIIKHALRNALNPVVTAISGWFASLLAGSVFVERVFRWNGLGNELVTALQNDDLPLIMGAVIVVSSFFVLITILVDIIYGILDPRVRIN is encoded by the coding sequence ATGTTTAAGTTTGCATTTAAGAAATTAATTTATGGCTTTTTGGTGCTCTTTGGAGTAGTTACGGCTATTTTTTTTCTGTTTAATGCTAAGCCAGGAAATCCAGCATTAATGGTTGGTGGTCAACATGCAACTGAAGAGATTATTAAAAATATCGAAAAAGATTTAGGGTTGGATTTACCTTTAGGTCAAAGGTATTTACTCTATTTAAATGATTTGTCTTTTATTTCTTTGCATTCAAATCATCAAGAAAGCCACTACCATTTAGATGAGCAAAAATATGGTGAGAAGTATACCTTGTTGAGCCTTTCTGATCAATCAGCTTTAGTATTAAAGGCTCCTTACCTAAGGAGATCGTATAGTACGCGAAGAGATGTTTGGGCGGTGATTAAGGAAAAACTGCCAGATACAGCAATATTAGCGCTTTCAGCTGTGGGGATAGCCACTCTTATTGGTATTGTATTAGGGATCATAGCCGCTATCAATAAAGGTACATTTTATGATACGTCAACATTTTTAATTGCAGTTACTGGAATGTCAGCCCCATCATTTTTTGTAGCCTATATCATCTCTACTGTAGGAGGATTGGTTTGGTCTGAACAATTAGATTTACCTACTTTCCCTTTTATACTCCTGTTTTTATTTGTTGTAGTAGGGGTATTTAGTAAGTACTTAAATAGCAATAAAAATGTATCCCTAAGCTTAACTAAAATCTTAGGTTGGGGATTTAAAGGTTGGTTTATTGGTGTAGGAATTTGGGTGTTATATATAGCTGGTTATAGTATTTTTAATTTTCAAGAAATAGACTTATTAGGGAATTCAATTCCGCTTCCAGGAACAGGATTAGATCCAGAAGGTCCATTGGTTGATTTTGATGATGTTACTGCTGAAGATCGTTATTTTTGGGGGAATCTTATTTTGCCAACTCTTACGTTAGGAATTAGACCATTGGCAATTGTAACACAGTTGACTAGAAGTTCGATGTTAGAGGTGTTATCTCAAGATTATATACGAACGGCTAAAGCAAAGGGACTCTCTCATTATAAGGTCATCATAAAACATGCTTTAAGAAATGCTTTAAACCCTGTTGTTACAGCAATATCTGGTTGGTTTGCATCATTATTAGCAGGCTCGGTTTTTGTAGAACGAGTATTTAGATGGAATGGCTTAGGGAATGAATTGGTCACGGCGTTACAAAATGATGATTTACCTTTAATTATGGGCGCAGTAATAGTTGTTTCATCATTTTTTGTGTTAATTACAATTTTAGTAGATATTATATACGGGATTTTAGATCCAAGAGTAAGAATAAATTAA
- the clpX gene encoding ATP-dependent Clp protease ATP-binding subunit ClpX codes for MKENDVRCSFCGKSKDDPGVDLLISGISAHICNNCAVQAEAIVKEDAAARIQNVGNSELTLLKPQEILAHLEQYIIGQDDAKKVLSVAVYNHYKRLNQAIEEDEVEIEKSNVILVGETGTGKTLLAKTIAKLLNVPFAIADATVLTEAGYVGEDVESILSKLLQSADYNVGAAERGIVFIDEIDKVARKSDNPSITRDVSGEGVQQAMLKLLEGSVVSVPPQGGRKHPDQKMVKIDTKNILFVCGGAFDGIKQIIERRVKTQAIGFSNDDSIEFNEENILSYVNQLDIKQFGLIPELIGRFPVLTHLNPLDKETLLRILSEPKNSLVKQYVKLFELDDIKLEFKTEVLDFIVEKAIDLKLGARGLRSICEAILTDAMFEAPSNDITELVIDLEYAKLKFSKSKISQVQAMA; via the coding sequence ATGAAAGAGAACGATGTTAGATGTTCGTTTTGTGGTAAATCTAAGGATGATCCAGGAGTAGATTTACTAATCTCAGGAATATCGGCTCATATATGTAATAATTGTGCAGTTCAAGCCGAAGCTATCGTAAAAGAAGATGCTGCTGCTAGAATTCAAAATGTTGGAAATTCTGAGTTAACTTTATTAAAACCTCAAGAAATTTTAGCTCATTTAGAGCAATACATCATAGGTCAAGATGATGCTAAAAAAGTACTTTCAGTAGCTGTTTATAATCATTACAAAAGATTAAATCAAGCAATAGAAGAAGATGAGGTAGAGATTGAAAAATCCAATGTGATTTTAGTAGGGGAAACAGGTACAGGTAAAACATTGTTAGCTAAAACGATTGCGAAGCTATTAAATGTACCTTTTGCAATTGCAGATGCTACCGTTTTAACAGAAGCTGGCTATGTAGGAGAAGATGTAGAAAGTATCTTGTCGAAGTTACTTCAGTCTGCTGATTATAATGTTGGAGCAGCTGAAAGAGGGATTGTTTTTATTGATGAAATAGACAAGGTCGCTCGTAAAAGTGATAACCCTTCTATAACAAGAGATGTTTCAGGAGAAGGGGTTCAACAAGCGATGCTTAAGCTTCTTGAAGGGTCTGTTGTGAGTGTACCTCCACAAGGAGGTCGTAAACATCCTGATCAGAAGATGGTTAAGATAGATACTAAAAATATTTTATTTGTCTGTGGAGGTGCTTTTGACGGTATTAAGCAAATTATTGAAAGGAGAGTAAAAACTCAAGCAATAGGATTTTCAAATGATGATTCTATTGAGTTTAATGAAGAAAATATTCTTTCTTATGTTAACCAGTTAGATATTAAACAGTTTGGGTTGATCCCTGAGTTGATTGGTCGTTTTCCTGTGTTAACACATTTAAATCCTTTAGATAAAGAAACCCTTTTAAGAATATTATCTGAACCTAAGAATTCGTTAGTAAAGCAATATGTAAAACTATTTGAGTTAGATGATATTAAGTTAGAATTTAAAACAGAAGTTTTAGATTTTATTGTGGAAAAAGCTATTGATTTAAAACTGGGAGCAAGAGGATTGCGTTCAATTTGCGAAGCTATTCTTACTGATGCTATGTTTGAAGCTCCATCTAATGATATCACTGAATTAGTTATTGATTTAGAATATGCAAAATTAAAGTTTAGTAAATCGAAAATTAGTCAAGTACAAGCTATGGCTTAA